From the Edaphobacter bradus genome, the window AGACGCAGATTGCGCTGAAGCTGGTCGTCGATGGGCAGGGTGTCTATAAGGTCTCGACGGGGATTCGGTTCTTCGATCACATGCTGGAGCTGTTTACGCGGCATGGTGGATTCGATCTGACGCTGGCGTGTAAGGGAGACCTCGACGTCGACCAGCATCACACCGTGGAGGACGTCGGCATCGCGCTGGGCGAGGCCTTCAACAAGGCGCTGGGCGACAAGAAGGGCATCATGCGCGCCGGATACTTTGTGATGGCGATGGACGAGACGCTCGCCGTGTCGGCGGTCGACCTAAGCGGGCGTGTCGCGTATGTCGTCGATGACAAGGTGAAGGTGCGGCTCGTGGGAGACTTCCAGAGCGAGCTCCTCGCGGACTTCTTCGATGGTTTCGCTCGAGGTGCGAAGGCGAATGTGCATGTGAAGACGATGTACGGGCGGTCGAACCATCACAAGATCGAGGCGATCTTTAAGGCGTTTGCGCGTGCGCTGCGCGGGGCTTGCTCGCGGGATGAGCGCATGAAGGAGATTCTGCCGAGCACGAAGGGACTGCTGTGATTGCCGTCATCGACTACAAAGCGGGCAACCTGACCAGCGTCGTGAAGGCGCTGCGGTATCTGGGTGCGGAGACGCAGGTTACGCAAGACCCGGCGGTGGTACGCGCAGCATCGAAGATCGTGCTGCCGGGAGTAGGACACTTTCAGGCGACACAACTGTTAAGCGATCTCGGCCTGACCGAAGCAGTGCGTGAGAGTGTTGCAGGGGGCGCGTGGTTCCTGGGGATCTGTGTTGGGTTGCAGTGGTTGTTTGAGGGATCGACGGAGGCTCCGGCGACAGCTGGGCTGGGACACTTCGCGGGAATGTGCGAGCGCTTCCCTGCTCAGTACAACGGCGCGGAGCTGAAGTCCCCGCATGTGGGATGGAACTCGCTGGAGAATGTGCGGAGGGATTCGAAGCTGCTGCGCGGTATTGATGATGGCGGGTTTGTTTATTACACGCATTCGTGGCGGGCTCCTGTGAGCGAGGCTACGGCTGCGACCACGAGCTACGGTGGGGCGTTTACTGCAGTGGTTGAGCGGGACAATGTGATGGGTGTGCAGTTTCATCCGGAGAAGTCGGCGACGGTGGGGATGCGCGTGCTGAAGAACTTTGTGGAGTTGTGATTGAGCTTTCAAGTCCATCGATATCGTCTTACGTATCCGGAGTGGATCTCTGGCCTACGGTTTGCCAGAAGACGAAATCTTCTCTGGACGATCCGCTTTTTTCTTAGCTGGCTCGTTCCTATGTTTCTTGCCTACATGATTGTTGCCGTTACGTGGAACTTCACTCGCGGCAAGGCGAAAGGTTCGGATGCATTGTTTGGAGCAGGAGTATGCGTGGTTTCGCTCATCTTGCTTGTTGGTTATAGGGTCTTTCGACTTCGAAGGACTTACGCGACGGCGGCGTTTGTAAAGAACCCGGAAGGAATCGCCGTGGCTTTTGACAAAGAATACTTTGTGTCTGGCCTGCCAGGTCGGAGCGAGACACGCTTTCTTTGGCCTGCAATTTATGACTTCGCCGAGAATGAGCGAATTGCGCTTGTGTATTTGTCCAGGCGTAGTTTTATCGTGATTCCAAAACATGCGATGCCTGAAGAATCCTGGCGCGAATTTCGTTCCTTTATTCCGCAACGAAGGCAGGAGTAATAAAATGCTGACCAAAAGAATCATCGCCTGCCTTGACGTACGCGACGGACGTGTCGTCAAGGGCGTGCAATTTGTGGACATCGTCGATGCCGGCGATCCGGCGGAGTTGGCGCACCGCCATGCGGCTGCGGGAGCCGACGAAATCGTGCTGCTGGACATTACAGCCACGCACGAAGGACGCGGGACGCTGCTCGATACGGTGAAGCGCGCGGCGGCGGAGTTATTTGTTCCCTTCACTGTTGGTGGCGGGATTCGCAGCACTGAGGACGCAGCGGCAGTGTTTGATGCGGGTGCGGACAAGGTGAGCATTAACTCGTCTGCGATTGCGAGGCCGGAGCTGATCGCCGAGATCGGCGGAAGCTTTGGCGCACAGGCCGTGATTATTGCCATCGATGCGCGGCGCGCGGCTGGCTCGGCCGATCCGGTGGGTGATGCAGAGGTCTACGTGAGCGGCGGGCGCAAGCCTACCGGGCGCAAGGTCATCGAGTGGGCCCGCGAGGCTGAGCAGCGCGGTGCGGGCGAGATTCTGCTGACAAGCATGGACACCGATGGCATGCGCTCGGGCTTCGATTGCGAGCTTACCGCGCGGGTGAGCGAAGCGGTGCAGATTCCGGTGATCGCCTCCGGAGGCGCCGGCACGGCGGGCCATTTTGTGGAGGTGTTCGGTAGAGGCAAAGCCGATGCGGCGCTCGCGGCGAGCATCTTTCACTTTGGAGTGACGGATTCCCGGGAGCTAAAGGCTGAGCTGAAGCGGGCCGGAGTGAGCGTGCGGCTGCCCTGCTAGAGCAACGACTGCATTCAATTCATAAGCTAGCGGATCCCCTTCCTCCGACGCTTCGCCGTGCTCCGTGACTGCTGCGCTCCGCTTGGAGGGCTTGCTGAGAAATCTCTTTCGCATCGCGTTGGATAGCGAAAGAGCGTGGTGGAACTTCACGGCGACGACGGACCGAATCTCTTTCAGGATGGGGGCACCTTTCGATGCGGGAAGCACGTCGGTAGCAATCTCAAGCAGAGTGGTGCAGTCATGCCATTCACCGATGGCATCTTTGATCTCGCCCAGAGCGGAGATCCAGGTTTCCGGAGGATGCTCTTCGAGTTGAAGCGTATATCGCAACTGCTTCACCTTGAGGCGAAATTCGTGCATGTTGCCGCTCGCCAGCCGCGGCCAGTGCCGCAGCTCATCCAGGAGCTTCAGCGCAACGGACGTCGCATGTGTCTGCGACGCCTTCTGAACCATGGACGAATACCTCTGCAGGTCTCTGCCGGCCTTCTTTCCGTGCTCTCGCACCAGATCACGAAGCCTGCGCGCGGATCTTCGCCGCCGAACGGCAAGATGATCGCGGAGTTGAACGAAGCAGTCCTCCTGGCTGTGCGAGGTCAGGGTGGCGATGAAAGCCATTAGCACGTCCATGTCGCGGACCTTTCCGGCACGTCGACGGATGGAGGCGATCGTCTTGAGACGGTCTTCCGATGACTTCTGGCCGAGGGCGAGAATGTGCGTCAGCGCTTCGAACTGACGCACCTGCGTGCGAAGGTCGTGCACGTCTTCCGGCGCGCTCCATCGTGACTTGCGCTTCAGTGACTTCCTGAGTTTGTCTACGACCTCACCCGCTTTTTTGGTGTCCAGCGCCATGAGAGTCAGACGTCGAGAGGCTGAAGGCGGTTGGATGTAAGACTGCGCGGTCAGCCCGCCGCCGTTTCCTTGCACATAAGCATAAGACAGAATCCTGAGACAATCTTTGTATGTTGATTCCTTCAATTGATCTGATGGGTGGCCGGATTGTGCAACTGGTGCAGGGCGAGAAGCTGAAGCTGGCCTTTGACGATTTTGAGTACTGGATCGAGCGGTTCTCAAAATATCCGGTCGTGCAGTTGATCGATCTCGACGCGGCCATGCGGCAGGGCGAGAACCGTGCGCTGATTGAGATGTTCTGCAAGCGGCTTCCCTGCCAGGTTGGTGGCGGTCTGCGGACCGCTGCCGATGGTCGGGCTCTGCTGGATGCCGGTGCGAGGCGGGTGATCTATGGGTCGAGCCTGTTTGGCGCGGCGCAGGAGGGCGAGGCGCGGCGGCACAAGCTCATTAGCCTGGAGTTTGCCGAGGAGTTGAAGAAGACGCTAGGCGAGGAGGCGCTTGTCTTCAGCGTGGATACGAAGGGCGGTCAGGTTGCAGTGAAGGGGTGGAAGGACTCGGTCGCGCTGACTCCTGAGGAGGCAGTGACGTGGCTCGAGGACTACTGCGCAGCGTTCCTCTACACGCACGTCGATACTGAGGGCACGATGACTGGATTTCCGATTGATGTTGCCGCGATTCTGCGGGCGACGACGGCGAAGCAGTTGATCGTCGCGGGCGGCATCAAGGAGCGGGCCGAGGTGGACGCTCTGGATGCGATGGGCGTGGATGCCGTTGCCGGAATGGCAGTCTATTCGGGCGCGATGGAGGCCTAGATCCTCGACGAGCGACTGGCTGTCGATGACCTGAATTCGGCTCAGTTGCCCGCGTTGTCGGCGATGGCGTAGTAGCCTTTGCGGGCCTGAACTTTGGTGTCCTTTCCGCAGGAGATGTTGAGGGTGCGGAAGGACCCGTCGAACTTGGTGTTTGTCGGCGTGTAGCTGGCGAGGTACTGGGTGCGGAGCTCGTCCTGAATCTGGTCGAAGGCCTCCTGCAGCTTCTTGCCATTGTTGCCAACGTTGATGACGCGGCCTCCGGTCTCGCGGGCGAGACGTTCCATATCGCCTGCGCCGCTGTAGACCAATCCGTAGTTGCCGTAGAAGCCACGGTCGGCGATGAGGATAACGTAGACGATGGCGTTGGCCTTCTGGGCAGCCTCGGTGGCAGTCTTCAGGGTCTCCTGCGAGCCTTGGTCGCCGCCATCGGTGAGCAGGACGAGGATCTTGCGCCCGGCCTCCTGGCGGAGCTTGTCGTTGGCGGCGAGGTAAACCGCGTCATAGAGCAGCGTGCCTCGCGGATTGCTGTTGCCTGTGACTGAGCCGGTTCCGGCGCCGGTGTTGATGCTGGCCTTGTCCATCGCGCGCTGGATCTCGCGCGGGCTGTTGGTGTAGTCGGCGAGGAGGTCGACGTTGATGTCGAAGGAGATCAGGAAGGCCTCATCCTTGGGAGTGAGGACGTCCTTGAGGAATTCGGCTCCGGCCTGCTGCTCGAGCGGGAGTACGTTCTGCTGGCTGCCGCTGGTGTCGAGCAGTATGCCGATGGTAAGGGGAAGTTTCTTTTCCTGGGTGAAGTTCTTGATGGTCTGCCGGTTCTTGTCTTCGAGGATGGCGCAGTCGTCCTTGTGCAGGTTGGTGATATAGCCGTTCTTGTCACGGACGGAGAAGTAGACGTTGACAAGGTTGACGGTGACCTTGAGAGTCTCGGTTTCGAGGCCCTCGACGGGCTTGGGCGGCGGAGCGTCGCTGGCCGGAGGCGGACCACCAGGCGAGGGGGCCTCCTGCGCGTGGAGCGAGGCCAGAGCGGGAGCGATGGCAAGACATAGAGTTGCGAGAGCGAGTTCGAAACTGCGCATGCTGTATTAGACGATGAAGGACGGAACTGTGTCAGCGGAAAAGTGCCGGTGCAGGGCGAGCACAACGTTGAGGTTGCGGTCTGCGTCCAAAGGTAGCGGAGACCGGAATGGCGGCGCAGGGTGTGCGCTGGTAATCTGATAGCTGGCAGATTTCGGCAAATGGCCGCCGGGACGGAAGTGTATGGGGGTAGTGCTTGGTAAGGGATAGCGTATTGGCGGGAGCCCTGGCGATGATGATGCTGGGGCCGCAGACACAGCAGACGGCGCAGCAGCAGGCCATTCCTGATGGTCCGAGGCCGCAGGTGACCCTGCCTACGGCGGGTGCGGTCAGTCCCGGCATGGGCACGACGCCAGACTCAAACGGCGATACCACCACGACAACCCCTGATGACAATAAGGTTCCGAACAGCCTGCCGACGTCTCCGCCAGCGCAGGAGAGGCTCGATGACGGACCTCTGCCCGAGATTCCGGCGCCGGGCGAGGGGCCGAAGAACTTTACGCTGATCGTCCGTTCGAACTTCGTCGAAGTCCCCTTCACGGTGAAGGACAACAAGGGCAAGCTGGTTCCGGGGATCAAGCCGCGCGAGGTCCGGGTGTATGAGAACAAC encodes:
- the hisF gene encoding imidazole glycerol phosphate synthase subunit HisF, with amino-acid sequence MLTKRIIACLDVRDGRVVKGVQFVDIVDAGDPAELAHRHAAAGADEIVLLDITATHEGRGTLLDTVKRAAAELFVPFTVGGGIRSTEDAAAVFDAGADKVSINSSAIARPELIAEIGGSFGAQAVIIAIDARRAAGSADPVGDAEVYVSGGRKPTGRKVIEWAREAEQRGAGEILLTSMDTDGMRSGFDCELTARVSEAVQIPVIASGGAGTAGHFVEVFGRGKADAALAASIFHFGVTDSRELKAELKRAGVSVRLPC
- the hisH gene encoding imidazole glycerol phosphate synthase subunit HisH, with the protein product MIAVIDYKAGNLTSVVKALRYLGAETQVTQDPAVVRAASKIVLPGVGHFQATQLLSDLGLTEAVRESVAGGAWFLGICVGLQWLFEGSTEAPATAGLGHFAGMCERFPAQYNGAELKSPHVGWNSLENVRRDSKLLRGIDDGGFVYYTHSWRAPVSEATAATTSYGGAFTAVVERDNVMGVQFHPEKSATVGMRVLKNFVEL
- a CDS encoding VWA domain-containing protein, with translation MRSFELALATLCLAIAPALASLHAQEAPSPGGPPPASDAPPPKPVEGLETETLKVTVNLVNVYFSVRDKNGYITNLHKDDCAILEDKNRQTIKNFTQEKKLPLTIGILLDTSGSQQNVLPLEQQAGAEFLKDVLTPKDEAFLISFDINVDLLADYTNSPREIQRAMDKASINTGAGTGSVTGNSNPRGTLLYDAVYLAANDKLRQEAGRKILVLLTDGGDQGSQETLKTATEAAQKANAIVYVILIADRGFYGNYGLVYSGAGDMERLARETGGRVINVGNNGKKLQEAFDQIQDELRTQYLASYTPTNTKFDGSFRTLNISCGKDTKVQARKGYYAIADNAGN
- a CDS encoding YcxB family protein; the encoded protein is MFLAYMIVAVTWNFTRGKAKGSDALFGAGVCVVSLILLVGYRVFRLRRTYATAAFVKNPEGIAVAFDKEYFVSGLPGRSETRFLWPAIYDFAENERIALVYLSRRSFIVIPKHAMPEESWREFRSFIPQRRQE
- a CDS encoding CHAD domain-containing protein, whose protein sequence is MKESTYKDCLRILSYAYVQGNGGGLTAQSYIQPPSASRRLTLMALDTKKAGEVVDKLRKSLKRKSRWSAPEDVHDLRTQVRQFEALTHILALGQKSSEDRLKTIASIRRRAGKVRDMDVLMAFIATLTSHSQEDCFVQLRDHLAVRRRRSARRLRDLVREHGKKAGRDLQRYSSMVQKASQTHATSVALKLLDELRHWPRLASGNMHEFRLKVKQLRYTLQLEEHPPETWISALGEIKDAIGEWHDCTTLLEIATDVLPASKGAPILKEIRSVVAVKFHHALSLSNAMRKRFLSKPSKRSAAVTEHGEASEEGDPLAYELNAVVALAGQPHAHSGPLQLSL
- the hisB gene encoding imidazoleglycerol-phosphate dehydratase HisB, coding for MAKSVRSATIKRNTTETQIALKLVVDGQGVYKVSTGIRFFDHMLELFTRHGGFDLTLACKGDLDVDQHHTVEDVGIALGEAFNKALGDKKGIMRAGYFVMAMDETLAVSAVDLSGRVAYVVDDKVKVRLVGDFQSELLADFFDGFARGAKANVHVKTMYGRSNHHKIEAIFKAFARALRGACSRDERMKEILPSTKGLL
- a CDS encoding 1-(5-phosphoribosyl)-5-[(5-phosphoribosylamino)methylideneamino]imidazole-4-carboxamide isomerase; protein product: MLIPSIDLMGGRIVQLVQGEKLKLAFDDFEYWIERFSKYPVVQLIDLDAAMRQGENRALIEMFCKRLPCQVGGGLRTAADGRALLDAGARRVIYGSSLFGAAQEGEARRHKLISLEFAEELKKTLGEEALVFSVDTKGGQVAVKGWKDSVALTPEEAVTWLEDYCAAFLYTHVDTEGTMTGFPIDVAAILRATTAKQLIVAGGIKERAEVDALDAMGVDAVAGMAVYSGAMEA